The Candidatus Zixiibacteriota bacterium genome segment ACCCGAGGCCGCCAGCGTCGTCAACAAAATGAAAGACGGCGACGTGGTGCTCCTGGAGAACCTGCGGTTCCACGCCAAGGAGGAGAAGAACGATCCGGAGTTCGCGCAGAAACTCGCTTCGCTGGCCGACACCTTCGTGAACGATGCGTTCGGCAGCGCCCACCGCGCCCACGCCTCGACCGAGGGCGTCACCCGCTATTTCCGCCAGTCGATCGCCGGCCTGCTCATGGAGAAAGAACTGCAGTACCTCGGCCAGGCGCTGGAGAACCCTAAACGGCCGTTTGCGGCCATTCTCGGCGGAGCCAAAATCTCCGGCAAGATCGACGTCATCGAGAACCTCATGGCCAAAGTCGACCTGCTCCTCATCGGCGGCGGCATGACCTTCACCTTCAGCAAGGCGATGGGGTACCCGATCGGCGATTCGCTCTTGGAGGAGGACAAAGTCGCGCTGGCGAAGGAGATCCTTGGGAAGATCAAGAAGTCGCGGGCCGAGCTCGTCTTCCCGGTTGACGCCGTGGTCGCGCAGGAGATCTCGGACACGGCCGAGACCAGGACGGTCCCGATCGACCGGATCCCCGACGGCCTGAAGGGGCTGGATATCGGTCCGCAGACGATCAGGCTCTTCGAGGAGAAGCTCGCGCAGGCGAACACGATCCTGTGGAACGGACCGATGGGCGTGTTCGAACACCGGCCGTTCGCCGAGGGGACATTCGCGGTGGCGCGGATGCTCGCCCGGCGCACCGGTGAAGGCGCGATCACCGTGGTCGGCGGCGGCGACAGCGCCTCGGCGGTCAAGGAGGCCGGGGTCGAAGACGGCCTCACCCACATCTCCACCGGCGGCGGCGCCTCGCTGGAGTTCCTGGAGGGGAAGGAACTGCCGGGGGTGGCGGCGCTCACCAACGCCGGCAAAGCCGAGGCGGTGCGGCGATGAGAAGCCGAAAGCTGCTGGCGGGGAACTGGAAGTGCAACGGCACGATTCCGGAGACGGAGAAACTGCTGGCCGCGTTGTTGACCGGCCGCTGGGATCCCCAGCGGGCGGAGGCGCTCGTCTGCCCTCCCTACACGTCCCTCCACCTGGCAGCTAAACTGTTACACGGCAGTCCGATAAAGGTGGGCGCCCAAGACATGTCGGCGCACGAGAACGGCGCTTTCACGGGCGAAATCTCGGCCGACATGCTCTTGACAGTCGGCGCCACCCACGTTATATTGGGCCATTCTGAGCGGCGGCAGTACCACCGCGAGACCGACCAATCGGTGAATGCCAAACTGAAGTTGGCGCTGCGCAAAGGGTTGATCCCGATCGTATGTGTCGGCGAGGAACTCGAACAGCGACAGAACGGCAGGACCGAGGAAGTGGTCGGCGCTCAGGTGCGCATCGCCTGCGCGGAGATCGAGTCCGGTTCGCTGGAACGAATCGTGATCGCGTACGAGCCGGTCTGGGCGATCGGGACCGGAAAAACGGCCACGCCGGCGATGGCTCAGGAGGTGCATGCTTTTATTCGGGATCGTCTCGCGGCGCAGTACGGCCAACCGAGCGCCGACCGGATCCCGATTTTGTATGGCGGATCGGTGAAAGCGGACAACGCCGCCGACTTGCTGGCCGAGCCGGATATCGACGGCGCCCTGGTCGGGGGCGCGTCGCTGAAGGCGGCCGATTTTCTGGCGATCATTAACGCGGCCCGATAACGGAGGTAGGTTTCTTGTTCTTCATCGCACTGGTAGTCTTTCACGTCCTGGTCTGCGTGGCGCTGATCATCGTCGTGCTCTTGCAGTCCAGTAAGGGCGAAGGGTTGGCGGGGACGGCGTTCGGCGGCGGGCTGGGGGGAGCGGTGTTCGGTGGCCGCGGCGCCGGGTCGTTTCTGAGCAAGGCCACGACCGTGCTGGCGATTCTGTTCATGGTGAACAGCATCGGTCTGGCCTTCATGTCGTCGAGCCGCACCGGCCTGCGCAGCCAGAGCACGACGGCCGGTCCGACTGAGTCGGTCGTCACCCGCGAGGCGCAGCGCGCGCGCGAACAGGCTGTGCAGCAACAGCAGCAGACGCAACAACAGCAGCCCTCGGCCGACTCCCTCCTCAACGTCAACCCCAATCCCGGCACGCAGCCGGGCCAGGGGCAGCAGACGGCGCCGGGCGACGGGCAGTAGCAGGACGCGCCGGCGCGGGCGTTGGCGCTCCGACCGATCTTTGACATCGCGATCGCTTGCGGATGTGGTGAAATTGGTAGACACGCTATCTTGAGGGGGTAGTGGGGCGACCCGTGCCGGTTCGAGTCCGGCCATCCGCACCAAATAGATGCGCCCCTCGGTCACTGACCGAGGGGCGTCGTCATTGGGGTCGGGGCGGGAACGCGGCTATCGGCCGTTCTCGACCCACCACTCGGGGGCGAGCCGGGCCGTGAGGTCGATAATCTCGCGGTCCTGGTCGTTGAGGGCGCCGCGGGCGATCAGCCCTTCGAGGGCCTGCCCCAAGAGCGCCACTTTCTCGCGGATCGGCACGAGCGCCGGGTAGTACTCGTTGTTGAAAAAGATCCGGTAGCGCCGTTCCTCGCGCGGGTCGTCGAGCATCTTGCCGATGGCCGCCTCGAGCGCTTTCCCGCGCAGCCCGGCCAGCCGCTCCTTGGGCGACGCGATCAAAGCCCTGGTGTGGGCGAGCGAGGTACGGCAGGCGAAGTGCATCTCCCACACTTCCATCAGCCCGAGCGAATTGATCACCAGCGTCCACACCGATATCTTCCCCTTGTCCGGATCGAACTGCACCCCCTTCATGAACGGGAGGTAGACGCTGTCGGTGATGGCGCCGAAGGCGCTGATGCCGCCGGCGTGGGGGTTCTCGATGATGTCCTTCACCGAGAAATACGGCTTCTGCTGGAAGCGGGCATCCTGGATCATGATGAGCTCGTCCTCGGTGTAGTGGAAGCGGCTGTTCCAGAGATCTTCCGGCGAGAGGTCGCGGCGGGAGAGGGAGGAGTGGCTGGTGAGCATGCCGAGGGCCTGGCCGCCGCGCCAGACGAGCGGCAGCGCGCCGACCACCCACTCGGCCGACCCGCCGATTTCCCCGATCATCGAATTCATGTGCCGCCCGTTGGGGAAGCGCATCCCCTCCAGTCCGAGCAGCAGGGCCGGGAACAGGTCGCCGTCGGCGTCGTACGGAATGCCGATCCCGGCCGCGCCGAGGGTATCCCACGCCGGGTAGTGGCGGGAGCGGTCGATGAAGAAGGCGCTGAGTTCGCTGAGATCGGCAAAGCCGTAGCTGTCGGCAATCACGCGGGCGGCATCCAGGAGCGTCCCCTCGCGCGGGTTGAACTCGTCGAAGTGCGCCCCGCCCATCCACCGCTGCACGTAGATATCGGGGAGGTGCCGCTTCACCTGCGACTCGATGAGGAACATGCAGGTCATCGACGAATGCAGACCCTTGACCGACTTGGTGGTCCCGTCGATCACGTCGTTGCCCATGGAGAGCAGCGTCACATCCTTGCCCAGGTCGAGGCCGTAGCGGGCGCGGTGCTCCTTTTTGCCGAAGAGGGCGCCGACGGCGATGGTCGGGTTGCCGCCGACTTCTTTACCCGGTTTGGCGCGGACACCTTCGGTAATGGTCGACTCGATGAGGACTTCCTCGCCGATCGAGAGGGTTTCGGTGGTCGTCTGGAGGACCTCGGCCATGACCTGGGCCGAGGTGCGGTCGTTGGCGCGCTTGAGCTCGTTGGCGACCTCTTTGGTCTGCTTGTCTTTGGGCAGGGCCGCGAGGCTCCCGCGTCCGTGCAGACTGACGGCCACGGCCGAGAGGGCCGCCGAGGCCACGGCCGCTTCGCGCAGTTTGCGATTGCGCAGCGCCCCGAGATTGGAGCGCTCGTTGAGGCGGTCGGCCAGGCAAATCGCCGTCCCGCCGACCAGCTCGAGATCGTACATCTCCAGAACGTGCTGGTGGTGCAGGTTGATTTCGACCACCCGGTCGCGACTGAACGGATAGACTTTCTGCATGCCGCAGTAGCGGATCGGATTGGCGCCGACATCAAAGCGCAGTTCGCTGTTGGTCACCGTCTTAGCCATACTGAACTCGTTTCCCTTACCGGTCCCGTGCCCGGCCGCCCCGCCGCGGCCGACCGGAGACCACAATGCCGGCGCAACGCCCGCGAAGGGCCGGGAGAGGCCATTTTTCGCTTCGTGCTTCTCCCCGCCGCCTGATCGCCCGCGCCCGCGATCCGTCGGCGGGCATCCTCCTGCCCGCTCCCGCGAGGGCGCCGCGCTCACCGCGGCTTCTCTTCGTGAGATACACTACCGGAGGAGATATGGCAAGCAATTTCGGCCGCCCCTGCTGCCGTCCGACCGGCCAAAAAAGAAGCCGCCTCCCCAGGGGGAGGCGGCTGATCGTATTCGGCAGGTTCGTACCCGCAACGACCGCCTTACGGACAGGTCGCGGGCGCCGGACCGAACCGGAAGAGGAAGGCGACCAGGTAGGTCAGGTCGGCCACCTTCGTATTGCCGTCGCCGTCAATGTCCGCCTCGTTCGGGCAGGGCGGCACCGGGCCGAAGCGGAAGAGGAACTCAACCAGGTAGGTGAGGTCCCCCACCTTGATGAGATCGTCGGGATCGCCGTCGACGTTGCCGCGGTTGTCGAGGCAGCAGCAGGCGTCGCCGATACCGTCGCCGTTGGTATCCTGCTGGCCCGGGTTCGCCACGTTCGGGCAGTTATCCAGCGCGCAGGTGTTGGCCGGATAACCGGGGTTGCCGTAGCCGTCGTTGTCGGTGTCCGTGCAGGCGTCGCACACGTCGCCGATGCCGTCGAGATCGGCGTCCTCCTGGAGCGGGTTGGCGATCGCCGGGCAGTTGTCGTCTTCATCCGGAACGCCGTCACCGTCGGCATCCTGCACGACGCCGGTCTCGGCCCAGTGCAGCATGATGGTGGTGTCGGCGGGATGGTTCGGCTGGTACTCCCAGATGATCTTCTTCCCGAAGTCGGCGATGTCGGCCGCGCGGTATTCGTTGACCACGTGGTCGGCGCCGCTGATCACGCTGGGCGTGCTCCAGGTCGTGCCGCCGTCCTCAGTGACCGTCATGTACAACTGGTTGTTCGCGATGTAGGAGACGATGAAGGTATTGCCGGTCACGTGCTGGATCTCCGGATACCGCTCGTCGTCTGCCGTCGCGACCACCACGCCCGAGAGCATGTTGTCGTAGGCGCCGTCGGCCGCCCCGGAATAGAAGAAGATGATGTCATGGTCGGCCGGGGTGGCTTCGGTGTAGAACTCGCAGGCTACGAGCACCGTGCCGTTGTTGGCCGCGACCGCCGGGTAGCCGATGTGCTCGCCCGGGTCGAGGCTGTACGTCACGCCGCCGCTGAAGAGGGTGTCGTCGGGGTTGCCGAAAACGTCGCCGCGAATGAACAGCGCCCACTGGTCGGGCGTCTTGCTCGTATCGAGCCAGTCGTAGACGGCGTAGGAGTACTTGGTCACGCGGTCGATGTCACAGGTGGTCGAACGGCAGCCGTTGAGGTTGTTGTACCAGCTGATCGTCGCGTAGTTGGAGGAATCGGTCTGGTAGAAGAGGTGCGGAGCATCGGTGCCGACTACAACGCCGCCGCTGGAGTACGTGCTGCTGTGCACCATTGCGATGACGCCGAAGCGGTGATCGCCGGGGTTCGGGCTGAAAATGAAGCCGTCATCGCAGGCGATGTCGGCCATCCGCATGTTCCGCCAGCCGTACGAAGTCCAGTTCCAGTAGCTCAGACTCCACCCGGCCGAATTGGCGATGTTGTAAAAGCGGTGGAGATAAGTCGAACCGCCGTTGTTGTTCAGCGGGCTGGGGACAAACGTCCCGTAGGCGATCGAATCCTGCCCCCAGTAGTCGACCGAGGCGTACTTCTGCCAGCCGGGGTTGGTCCAATAGCCGGCCGGTTCGAAAGTCAGCCCGTCATCGAGCGACTCCTGCCAGAACATCTGCGAGTCCACCCCGTTGTTGTTGGAGTAACCGAGCAGGAGCAGGCCGTTGTCGTTGTCGGCCAGGGCGGGCCAGCGGTCGACCGAGTCGGGGACGAGAGTCGCCGAGCACTCAATGATGTACTGGCCCTCGTTCGGAGTGACCTGGTGGTCGCCGTCGACCACGATGTAGTAAGTGAACCCGGGCAGCATCTGGACATCCATGAGCGCCGAGCGCGGGTTGGGAGAGCAAACGGCCGGGGTATTGAACCGGTTGCAGGCGATCATGTTGGTCTCGTCGGTCTGATACACCCACAGCCGCGTGTAGTAGTCGGACTTGCACAGCTTGATGTCGACCAGCTGCTTGACCGGCGGGGCGTAGGCGAAGACGACGTCGCCCACGTGGCTGTAGTTCACGCCGTCGCAGGCCTCGGAGTAGTCATCGGCGTACCCGACGGTGGTCCCGGTGTCGGTGAAGGGCATACCGGGGATGACAAAGGCGGTGGCGATGTTTTCGCCCCCCTGCCGCTTGTCCGTCAGGGTGTACACAAAATCCGGATCCTGCTCGGGAGCGGGCTCCGGCGCGGTGAAGGTCATTTGCTCGCCCGCGATGCTCAGCGTCTGCGGGCCGCCGAAATGGACAGTCCGAACCTGGCCGATTGCCAGGCCCTTGGTGTTGAGCGCAGCTGAGGGCGGGGCCGTTTCGGCCTGCACCAGCCCGACCAACGCCAGCAGGCAGACGCCCACCGCGAGGCAAAGAACGTTGCGCGCTTTCATGATTTCTCTCTCCGTTAACGGTTGATCATGTATGGCCACAAGTTTACGTTAGCGTGTACAGATACTGCGAGTGGTGAGGAGGTCTTCTCCCGGGGCGTGGGTACACGATGCCCCATTGCCACTCCTTTCCAGCTAGCACCCCACGGCGGTTCGGCGGATCATCGGGGGTACAGGTTCAATATATCATATTCGACACCCAAGTCAACATCGATTACGGATAGGCCGGCGACCGACCGGCCAAAAGCGGGCCGGCGGCGGCAGGATTCTCCGCTGATGCCCCCCGGCCCGCCGGCTGTCCGGGGTGCGCGAAACCGTCCTCCATGACCAGAGACCTACCGCTTGAGACGAGGGGCAGGGGCTTTTGTTGCGGGGGGCGGCCCGAACGCAGATTCGGCGTCCCAAAACCCGGGGCGATCCTTCTCCCCCGCCCCCGGAATGACAGGTTTTGCTTGCTTTTTCGGCGCGATTGCCTTACTTGAGACGAGAGCAGAAAGCGCCCGTCGGCCGCCGCTGCTCGGCAGGGTCGTTCATACCGGATAGTCGCCGACGTCAAGACGTACGCAAGAAGATACGCACCTCGTCATAAGGGTTACAGGCATGTACAAACGCGTCCTCCTCGCAGCCGTCGGCCTCGTGCTGATGGGGGCGGTGTCCGCCTCGGCCGCCGGCGAGCGAATCGACTGGCAGGTCATCGCCGCGGGCGGCGGCAACGGCTCGTCGACGAATTACCGGCTGAGCGGGACGGTCGGCCAGACGGCCGCCGGCGCCGGATCGTCGGCCAATTACCGGGTGAACCAGGGTTTCTGGCAGGACTTCGGGTCGGGCGGCTGCTGCGTGCTGCGGG includes the following:
- a CDS encoding thrombospondin type 3 repeat-containing protein — protein: MPFTDTGTTVGYADDYSEACDGVNYSHVGDVVFAYAPPVKQLVDIKLCKSDYYTRLWVYQTDETNMIACNRFNTPAVCSPNPRSALMDVQMLPGFTYYIVVDGDHQVTPNEGQYIIECSATLVPDSVDRWPALADNDNGLLLLGYSNNNGVDSQMFWQESLDDGLTFEPAGYWTNPGWQKYASVDYWGQDSIAYGTFVPSPLNNNGGSTYLHRFYNIANSAGWSLSYWNWTSYGWRNMRMADIACDDGFIFSPNPGDHRFGVIAMVHSSTYSSGGVVVGTDAPHLFYQTDSSNYATISWYNNLNGCRSTTCDIDRVTKYSYAVYDWLDTSKTPDQWALFIRGDVFGNPDDTLFSGGVTYSLDPGEHIGYPAVAANNGTVLVACEFYTEATPADHDIIFFYSGAADGAYDNMLSGVVVATADDERYPEIQHVTGNTFIVSYIANNQLYMTVTEDGGTTWSTPSVISGADHVVNEYRAADIADFGKKIIWEYQPNHPADTTIMLHWAETGVVQDADGDGVPDEDDNCPAIANPLQEDADLDGIGDVCDACTDTDNDGYGNPGYPANTCALDNCPNVANPGQQDTNGDGIGDACCCLDNRGNVDGDPDDLIKVGDLTYLVEFLFRFGPVPPCPNEADIDGDGNTKVADLTYLVAFLFRFGPAPATCP
- a CDS encoding fructose-bisphosphatase class II, producing MAKTVTNSELRFDVGANPIRYCGMQKVYPFSRDRVVEINLHHQHVLEMYDLELVGGTAICLADRLNERSNLGALRNRKLREAAVASAALSAVAVSLHGRGSLAALPKDKQTKEVANELKRANDRTSAQVMAEVLQTTTETLSIGEEVLIESTITEGVRAKPGKEVGGNPTIAVGALFGKKEHRARYGLDLGKDVTLLSMGNDVIDGTTKSVKGLHSSMTCMFLIESQVKRHLPDIYVQRWMGGAHFDEFNPREGTLLDAARVIADSYGFADLSELSAFFIDRSRHYPAWDTLGAAGIGIPYDADGDLFPALLLGLEGMRFPNGRHMNSMIGEIGGSAEWVVGALPLVWRGGQALGMLTSHSSLSRRDLSPEDLWNSRFHYTEDELIMIQDARFQQKPYFSVKDIIENPHAGGISAFGAITDSVYLPFMKGVQFDPDKGKISVWTLVINSLGLMEVWEMHFACRTSLAHTRALIASPKERLAGLRGKALEAAIGKMLDDPREERRYRIFFNNEYYPALVPIREKVALLGQALEGLIARGALNDQDREIIDLTARLAPEWWVENGR
- a CDS encoding phosphoglycerate kinase, whose product is MRKVTVHEVNFRSQKVLVRVDFNVPLDNGGVTDDRRIREALPTIRKIIGDGGRAILASHLGRPKGQPVAGMSLRPVARRLAELLGREVTFAEDCVGPEAASVVNKMKDGDVVLLENLRFHAKEEKNDPEFAQKLASLADTFVNDAFGSAHRAHASTEGVTRYFRQSIAGLLMEKELQYLGQALENPKRPFAAILGGAKISGKIDVIENLMAKVDLLLIGGGMTFTFSKAMGYPIGDSLLEEDKVALAKEILGKIKKSRAELVFPVDAVVAQEISDTAETRTVPIDRIPDGLKGLDIGPQTIRLFEEKLAQANTILWNGPMGVFEHRPFAEGTFAVARMLARRTGEGAITVVGGGDSASAVKEAGVEDGLTHISTGGGASLEFLEGKELPGVAALTNAGKAEAVRR
- a CDS encoding triose-phosphate isomerase — encoded protein: MRSRKLLAGNWKCNGTIPETEKLLAALLTGRWDPQRAEALVCPPYTSLHLAAKLLHGSPIKVGAQDMSAHENGAFTGEISADMLLTVGATHVILGHSERRQYHRETDQSVNAKLKLALRKGLIPIVCVGEELEQRQNGRTEEVVGAQVRIACAEIESGSLERIVIAYEPVWAIGTGKTATPAMAQEVHAFIRDRLAAQYGQPSADRIPILYGGSVKADNAADLLAEPDIDGALVGGASLKAADFLAIINAAR
- the secG gene encoding preprotein translocase subunit SecG, which encodes MALVVFHVLVCVALIIVVLLQSSKGEGLAGTAFGGGLGGAVFGGRGAGSFLSKATTVLAILFMVNSIGLAFMSSSRTGLRSQSTTAGPTESVVTREAQRAREQAVQQQQQTQQQQPSADSLLNVNPNPGTQPGQGQQTAPGDGQ